A part of Neovison vison isolate M4711 chromosome 6, ASM_NN_V1, whole genome shotgun sequence genomic DNA contains:
- the MBD3L1 gene encoding methyl-CpG-binding domain protein 3-like 1, whose translation MMVKTPQRKQQDCGNQSKPKSCLSVSIPLRMSSYIFKRPVTRITSYPGNEVRCHHWEETLDKPQQMCWQKRLQGLQACSSAGELLSTLDLAKALQKLVPRCSGEYLPGVLVGGLNPSPTPTPAGSSDLVKVIPGAGLGIPQLLCKQFLVTEEDIRKQERKVKTARERLAMALAVDRLAREAEKMRGQEAHPEKHHEKKEKLVQVKWSMGLY comes from the coding sequence atgATGGTCAAGACTccacagaggaagcagcaggattGTGGAAACCAATCCAAACCAAAGTCTTGCTTAAGTGTCTCAATCCCTTTGAGGATGTCCAGTTACATATTCAAGAGGCCAGTAACCAGAATCACATCCTATCCTGGCAATGAGGTCAGATGCCATCACTGGGAGGAAACCCTGGACAAGCCCCAGCAGATGTGCTGGCAGAAGAGGCTGCAAGGTCTCCAGGCCTGCAGCAGTGCAGGGGAACTCTTAAGCACTTTGGATCTTGCCAAAGCCTTGCAAAAACTTGTGCCTAGGTGCTCAGGTGAATATCTGCCAGGTGTTCTTGTAGGTGGTCTGAACCCCAGCCCCACGCCCACCCCTGCTGGGTCTTCAGATTTGGTAAAGGTGATTCCAGGAGCTGGTCTGGGTATCCCACAGCTTCTGTGCAAACAATTTCTGGTGACTGAGGAAGATATcaggaaacaggaaaggaaagtGAAGACAGCAAGAGAAAGGTTGGCCATGGCACTGGCTGTAGACAGACTTGctagagaggcagagaaaatgaGGGGCCAAGAAGCACATCCTGAAAAACACCACGAGAAAAAAGAGAAGCTAGTGCAGGTGAAATGGAGCATGGGACTTTATTAA